CCGAGGTGCTCACAAGGATCTGCCCTGAGTGTTTGAAGTGAGCCATTCACACCATAACTGATCAGAGGGGATGTATTTTTCCCTCCCGAACCAGTCTCTCAATTAGTCACCAAAGCACTCGCTCGTTTAACACAAGCCAGATTGCctgcctttccttcccttcccttcccttccctcgctCTCGCCTTGGATTGTCGGCGAAGCCTATAGGCCTCCCTGCTGCCTCAACCCTGCTCCCCTCACATCACAACCacgagtgcattccaatatgtgaccttgcgtcctccacttgtgcttgtgacctcacgttttgctgatgcccggcctccgtggagaaaataattttccctgctgtcagcctagcccaaacattttttgggggactatttttcattcaccatccagtttgcacatgagaaaattactttacaattgaacttctgcgagatattgaaacataatgctgttgtcagtgatatcatcacgacgtattacttcctggtacgaggccacaagcgcaagttGAGGATgcaagcaggcttgtacgaaattccgaattgaatcaatttcaattcaaagtaatgccataatacgaacactaggtgatgtcattaccttgaatttctttgaatttaatctacaccacccattgaaagtacatagaacaccaccacctagtgttcgtattatggcattactttgaattgaaattctttcaattcggaatttcgtacaagtctggatgcaaggttgcatattggaacgcaccctacaAGCTCCCAAATGAGCTCAAATGAAAACTTGTAGAGTAGACAGTGTGTAGACAAATGGAAATGGGTACTTTTCTGGGTGGGTTGGCGGGGGGTAAGAGGTGAGggtagggagagacagagacagagacagagagaaggggggggggtctgtatgtaacggtagggacacataggaggcgaagcgagcgaagcgaagagaggcgaaatccaaccgtcatcaggtcgtcgcggtgaatcaaatggaatggaacagttatgttgttgatttgattgggccgcggcaggcaaattcgctcctcatttgcataacattaaactttctttaagaatttcgcttcacttcgctcctgttcgcttgctttcgcttgccttcgcctgtcttcgcctctctcataggaatgaatggcaaagttcgcaaattcgtgtgtatgtgtccctaccgctaGGGTAGGGGAGAGGGTGTGGAGGGTTATTATGGCTGCTcgtgacaaaaaaaagagggCAAAAGGCATCAAAGAGAAAGCTCAGGCTGAGGCGGCCTACCGCCCTGGTGCTGCGTGAAAGCCTGGGGGTAGATTTACGATGTTGCCTGTGACCTGGGGCATCCTGTCAGGAGGGTGGGTTGCAACACTCAGTGTGGACAGTGGTGCCACTCTTCTGCCCCCTCGGCTCTGGTGATAGGCCAGGGGGACCGTTTGCCCTCTCAAGGTCAAACGCAATAACTACTACTTACACAACGAAACTGagggaaaaatgccttcaaagtcaaACGTGTTTTGGGTATATATAATGTGGTGATGTGATTTGCTAATAGATAGAGACCAGAAACCATAAGGCAAAGAGAATGTCATGGAGACAGTCTCAGGTCGCAATCACACTGGACTCGgatttctgcttacaatcagcgTTGCACGTCCAGCTGATTTATCAGCAGTGATCAGACCAAGCGCAAATCCGCTGCACTGGTTTACGTGTTAATTTGTAAAAGTACAACCTTTTCTGATGAGAGATTACAAGAAAGTCAGAATGTAATGGCCTTACCTatctcaagttttggcaaaggacgcgctcaacttcttgggaaAAACGAAAGTGCAGTACCACACACtaatgaaggcttgatagccgaaacgcgtttgctttttggacatggtggtaatttaagtaaataatgagacgcagtttgtgagtgcggatttttcttccttacctatctcaacacacatgcgcacagacacatttgcatacatacagtatatcattctctctctctctctctctctctctctctctctctctctctctctctctctctttctgcacacacacacacacacacacacacacacacacacacacacacacacacacacacacacacacacacacacacacacacacacacagagtacacacagagtacacacacagagtacacacacagagtacacaagcacacatacagagtAGACAAATACGTGTACTTGCACTTAAACATTCTCACCCAAAGTGCTATACGCCTGTACCGCAGTCATGGCATCTTGTATAGATTAAGGATGGCACGAGTACTTTCTCACCCCTTTTGTTTACTGGGTACCCAGGCCTTACATCGCCCACAGCTGACAGCGCTTACGTCCAATTACCCTTATTTAAAACACAGCCCACTCCGCCCGGGTCCGCCATAAAACTTAAGCATTGTTTTTAAACCAGCCAATTATCAGACGGGCCAGCTGTCATTTTGTCTGTCCCCTCTCTCGCatgggttttgttttttcttcttcgccACAGCCACACGAAAGCGTGTGGATGAGGGTGTTGTCACACAATGAGCGTGCCCAAGGGACGGCCCGAGCATGGCCACTGTTGCAAATTAACATCCGAGAGGAAAACTTTTACGAGGAGTCTGACAAGACTTCTGTCCACCCCGAACATCATGCAAAAAAGAAGCCCCCACACCCGCCCAAACTCCAGTCCTCACCACTCGGCCTTAAATTGGACGCATAAAAATGTCATCTTCCttttttgttctccctctctctctgtctctgtgtccatgttctctctctctcttctttctctcttttttgttctcatctcctcttctccccggtccctgctttctttctttctttctttctttctttctttctttttttctttctttctttcttactctgtttctttctcagtctcaaagtctctctctctctctctctctctctctctctctctctctctctctctctctctctctctctctgctccttgaCAAAAAGATGATCTTCTACTGGAGGGAGGTAGGGTACACTcgtacatctcctctcctctcctcttctgtcttgtcCTGTCTTCTCCAGTGTTGCgagactgtcctgtcctgtcctgtcctgtgcacTGTTACTGTTCTCTTTGCAGTCTTCGCTGGCTTTGCTGAGCCTGGTCGAGCCGCTCTGATTTATGCAAGTGAACCCCGCCGAAGCCTCTGGTCTGGCTGTCATCGGCGGAGACTACAAAGCAGACACGCACTCCCCTGACTGCAACTGAATCTGAGCGCCGCAACCGATACACCCGCCCAGGGcagcagctttggccgggcccgagacaaagtcatatgaaaggcccCTCCCTGCACCCAATATACTGTGGTCCCAATTTACCCGCTCCcccttcttcctgggcccgggacagcggacccctttgccccccctcgtCGGCTCCCCTGCGCCGTCCCATCTCCCATCCCGGACCCTTTCTTCGGCCTGCTCGTGTGCTCGGACGACAAATGTGGTCGCCAGTGTTGATTGTCCCCATATggtgttttattcatttatttatttctggtAAGGGTCCAGACCAGCCTTGGCGGCCCTGATCCCTTGCTGATCCCAGATCCCCCTGCAAGCAGATTGAACTGTCGTGTGAGGATGCATCTTATTGTGTTTGACAGTCTCCCGGCTGCCCCTAGGACTGATACTTATCTTCAATCCagcggtcagtgtgtgtgtttgtggcagatAGGGCTCATGTTGTTAAGATGAGAAGGATTGCTGGGCAAGGACACTGGATGATTGTTTGGAGATGATTGTTAGCCATGTGTAGAAGAAACTCTGTGTCAGTCTGTCCACTGGTCAGTCGGAATCtggtttgcatttttgtagtgttTTCATGAGACTGTTAGGTCTACTGTAGTTAAGCATCACTTTTTTTTCGTCAAGTGTTTCATTCAAGTGTGTTTTTCACCTTGTTATGGGTTGATGAACCACTTAAACaactttggaaacattattttaaagcATCTATAGGCAGTTGCTAAGGTAACCGCTGAGATGCCTGCATGTAAACTCCACCACCATTAAAATGTTTTGACCTCCTCACATTCATTCCATAGGGTCAGCAGCAGTGTGAGTATGCCTAGTGTGGTTCTTAAAGTAAGATTTTCCTATGGCAAGTTTGCATTGCAATAGCTTCCATGTTGTCACTCCAGATTTTGCAGGTTTCAAGTGCGGTTTTCAGCAAACAGACCACAGAAGTGGCCGGGAGAGTCTTCGTCCTCCAGTTATTATTGACTAATTGAATCAACAATCACGATTAATGAACTTGAAAATGTTGCCCAGTTGGCCTCTGAAGCTGAAAAatgtccctgtgtgtctgtcctcCCGCAGACTTAAGGAAGCACAGCAGACGGTGCAGAAGATGACTGCTGAGAAGAGGGTGGAGACGAAGAAGATCAATGCTAACAGTCTGGTAAGAGCAGACccactctttcttcttctctctctctatatttctctctctgtatctctctctttctctctttcattctgcgTTTCTTTCCACTCCATTCTGTCTtgccctcttcttctttttcccttCTACAGTTCTTCCTTTGGTTTTCCTCCCCATCTATTTCACACCATTTGTCTTTCTACCCGTCCCAGActtgtctttctccctctgttttttCTCGCTTTGTTTACAAACGTCTCTGTCACGGCATCAAAGTGGTCGATCCTTACACTTATTTCtctccgcgtctctctctctcgcgcgcgtgcCCTTTTTTCTGGGAATTTGGAACTTGTGTCTTTGGCACGTTAACTTGTCCCCAAAGTTTCTTTGATTCCGCCACGCTCTTCCCTAATAACTGTAAATCTTGCTGTTTCACTCAAACGGCGCAGAACAATTGAAACAGCTGAGCTGACACTCTaatttagtgtttctcaacgggggtggtacagccccccagggggcgttggagagctccaGGTGGGGCGTTGGTaatgatacagctgagagggggcggtgcttagttgccattgggggtcatTAGTCCATTTAACCAGAGAGGGTCAATGGGTATTACGAGAGAGGAAACTCACAACTTTTtcctttattgtcaatattatgTCACGAGTGgtttcacacactgcgtttggattgatcggccggctgcattgctgtgatcacgactgctgtaaagcaattttgttagcaagatgcgagcggagcctgactcataaatgcgaaagctgtaagaaatcagaaggacataactcccaggttatcattcatttcatttaaatccacattggtttctcagaacccacagtaatattgtcaagtttcagccgacagcgagcacaattgtcagttattagcgccagccttatgggccgcgctgtctcgacagcgctccctaggtgaactgcaggcacgggttggatggcgacattggacactgtatgtaaacccactgtgatttacctttttaatactaaggggggcattgtcgGGCTAATGATGAAGTCAACAGGGCGTTGGTTGGCTTTGTAaagaggccaagggggcatttgttcaaaaaaggttgaaaaccacagCTCTAATTCCGCTGTCTCTGTTCCTTTCTTTgacaccacagaaagagaggcTGCGCCAGAAGGAAGCCAGTGTGTCCTCCAGCTGAGAACGAAGAAGCAGAAGAGACAGAACGACACCCCTTCTTCTCCTGCATCACTCCTACACTTACTTCCTTCCTAGCCTTCACCACATGCCTTTTATAAGTAGCCATACCTCAGTCTTTCTAGTGTACTACTACAGAGGACCCACTCGCCTACAGTACTACCACAATGACACCACAGTATGTATACGGTGTACATACTACGTTGCAGTGGCCACCTCAGTATACTATCTAGCAGAGGCGACCACTGTATGCATACTGCGAAATGTACCATCTTGCAGTGGCcacttcagtaggcctatgcatactaTATACTATCTTGCAGTGGCCACCTCAGTATGCATACTGCATAATGTACTCTACCATCTTGCTTTGGTGACCACAGTATGCATATTGGGTAATGTTCTATCTTGCAGTGGCCACCTCAGTATGCATACTGCGTCCTGTCGTGCAGAGGCCACCTCAGTATGCATACTGCGTCCTGTCGTGCAGAGGCCACCTCAGTATGCATACTGCGTCCTGTCGTGCAGAGGCCACCTCAGTATGCATACTGCGTCCTGTCGTGCAGCGGCCACCTCAGTATGCATACTGCGTCCTGTCGTGCAGAGGCCACCTCAGTATGCATACTGTGTCCTGTCGTGCAGAGGCCACCTCAGTATGCATACTGCGTCCTGTCGTGCAGTGGCCACCTCAGTATGCATATTGGGTAATGTACTATCTTACAGTGGCCACCTCAGTATGCATACTGCGTCCTGTCGTGCAGCGGCCGCCATAGGATGCATACTGCGTCCAATCTTGCATAGCAGTGGACATCTCATTTGTAAGCCAGCCTCTTTTGCACATACAGTAGGTTCAACCTCCCCATCCCCTCCAGCCtccgtaattacaacactggacGTCTGTCAGAGCATTGGGGGACACTGTGGTGGTATCACATGGAGGACAAATGATAACTTGTGTTTGTAGGCcttcttatttttcttcttctgagGTACAGGGTACGTCCTCTGTGTTAATATCCTTATGCGGGATGCCATTTTTTTACTTAGCTGAAAAAAAATCTTAGTCTACAGCGCTGGTTGAGACATAAACTAAGTACACAGGGGATATCTTCATTAAAGAGCTATTTGAACACCAGATTTTATCAAGCTAACAGgaatatatatatgtattcatTTATCTGAATAAGCAATCATACGATGAAGTGCTTCAGGGCAGGACTTGGCAAGACAAGAGCAATAATGTGTAAATATTCAATGTTCAAGATGACCCATCAAACTCTCAAACACGCTTACTTAACAGCATTCACACGTTCCTTTCACTCagattagaaacacacacacacacacacacacacacacacacacacacacacacacacacacacacacacacacacacacacacacacacactaacaaaacacacacatcatgtgcacacacactcacacatggttGTAGACCCAGAAGTGTCATGTTGGATGAAACCCATTTggtttgatttgtttttgtttgttttgtctgtgtatctttgttgttgttgttgttgttgttgttgttgtggttgtgtatTTGAACCAGGCTGACCCCTACAGGAAGCCGACCAGCTACAACTGGTCATCTCTACACCTCAGtggctaccagagagagtagagagagagaggttccattggcccattgtttcctggttctattattgggggggaaatccccctttaggcagacctaggcagacctgaggactgttctattcattctaggagcattatgacacgcccctttaggcagaccggaacctggtcacgttaggtgcccatagaaacctattacattggcatatctctatatccttaaagaatctctggtggctACTACTGCAGTctggctctctcacacacttaaCGACTTTACATTCCCCTCTCAAGAAAATTAGAGCGTAACTCATCTggtggtttgtgttgtgtgagttgcaaaaaaaaaaatacagcagtgGAGTTTTCTGCTTTCACTCTGACTCTTGTCACAAATGTCTGTTGAAATAGGTGCGTGGTACTTTTTCCTCGTCTTCTCATGATCTGCAAAGGCCTGTTCTGTAGGCACTGCCTTGCTTTCCTCAAGCGGCTGTGGTGAGCTTGCAGTTTTTCTTAGCCAAAAACTGGTACATGACCTGACATATTGCACCTTTTGCACCTCTTTTTAATCTTCTATGCAATACTTTGAGTTTGTTCACTGTAAAATACATGAATTCACACCGTAGACTGGAACCCATACTCATTTTCAATTTTGGAGAGATGgataatatatttattttaactaAATGTTTCTATGATATGCTTTTGAATGTTAGCGAATGGTAGAGAATTTCCTAAGGTGGCAAGGAGGACCCATATTTATATGTAAACACTGAGATTATTTTATGCCAAATGTCAATTGCCTAAATTCTTAGGACTTAATTTTGTATGTGATTTCAATGCATATATGAGAGCTATTCAGACAGATGGTGTGCAGTGTTTAttctgttttggtttgttttgtaaCCACTGTGTACAAATTGCCAGGTCCATTcatatcgtttaaaaaaagaaCCTTCATGAATGAGACAGGCCGTGTACACAGTTGCCTTTTAGGAATACCAAAAAAACTGCCTTTTGTTTAATCAACCTATTGTGCATATCAGGAATATTGTATGAAATGGAGACTGCATCAAATTCTACATTACCTCTGGCAGGGTCTGTCTtctaaataggatattttctTCAGTAACAATTAAACTGATTCAGACCGACCTGTGGTTGCGCAGCGCATGATTTGTTCTGGTGCAAAGCGGGACTTGTGCTTGCATTTGAGTTTTCCTGTCAGACTTcacatgtagcctagtggttTGATGTTAAGCCTCGTGAAATGTAAACATTAcctgaaatgaaataaaagcgcCACCAGTCGCACGATGATTACATAACTTTTGCCTTCGTGTATTTTTGGTTGTCTGAATAGCCTACGTAACATGGGTATGAGTAAGGATTTGGCTATGTTATCATCTATGCTTTTTATTCTCGCATTGGGGTGAAATGTATTATGAACATGTTTGTCCAAGTCTTACAATAGAAAGGACATCGACGCGCAATTCTGTTCACTCTTTGGGGAAAGTGGTTGAGATGGACTCTCTGACCATAAGTAAGGACAAATTAATCCGAACTATGTGTTAAAAAATATGAGCAACATACCCAAAATCAGTCTAACGTTGCTACAAAGAAAATATATTCCTTTTGTTATGCCTGTGCATTTGGATTGGGCCTACCACCATTACAAATCATACAAAGACTTACAAAAGGTCCCATTTTGAAAGGAATTTCTCCAACCATCATCATGAACACAACATAGGATTGTCTACATAAATCCTTGTCAAGTCATGCAACCGTGCAAAATGGAAAGCATGGCGGAACTTAAATCAAACTAAGAGGAGATTCAGATAACGCCCTGGGTACGTTGCGAGTTATATGGCGCACGACAGATGCTATTTTATTGCCGTATGCTTCGTTATATAAATGAATCCCATTAGGGTTAGTCCAGATTTTGTGTATGAAACATTGCAGGCCTGTGCGCCACTCACACAAGCATAGCAGTTCACCAAATTGTGGCAAAGTTGTGCGTTGCCCTTTGAAAAGCTGCAACATAAATTGCGCATGATTGCAAAGTACTGCAGAGACCGTTTTGATTTTAGGAAGGAGGACCTCCTGCAGTAGCAAGTCACTTGCGCAAGGAAATAGGACAACATCACTTAGGATGAGGGGCGGTAAAGGACATTAGGACCGTGGCAACGTTTTTGCGAGCCAGTGGAGGGCCTTCCATAAACATCGTTTGAAGAGGTTGTGGAAGGGGGTGATGGGCCTGACATCTAATCGCCTCTCTTGTGGTCCTTTCCCCATAAATTAAACCGTTTTACGACGAAATGTATCCAAGGGTCCAAGAAACGTGTAAAAGTCACAGCACGACTCTGGCACCAAGCGAGAAGAAAGTAACCCGTGGCCGTGGAAGATGTTTTTATTTGGTGTTTCGGGTTAACCTGATGTATACATGCGCTGCATGAAATCAGAGTCTTTGCTATGTCGGGGGTAATTTACGGTCTTCTTAGACAACCGTCCAACACTTAGGTAGAATGCTTGACTTGTCTAGAATGTTTCCTATGCTATGGGCCAGCAGAGGGAACAAATGTCCAGAATGGTTAAGCGAAATATTTATTTTCCGTTTTATTACCATATTTTCAGCAACGCGAAATAAGCAGCAATccccattgtaggcctacattacaacaATATGCGATTACCATTCAATAAACACAATAAACGGTGCTATCTACAACATTATTAACAAATTCTGTACAACTCATAGAAGATAAGGGAAACACACCagtacttttttttaaatctcgtaCAGCCAACCTAATGGTAACATTCCATAAATAGTGATCCGAATAGGCTATATGATTGCACAATAATCTGGCAATATAGTAGGGCAAAGGAGATTCCGAACAATTCGTCCCAGTTATTAAATAATCGAGATAGTGTTTCTCCAATTCCACATAGTGGAAATCATAAGCATTAACTTCATTTCAAGCGAGGGTAGGGTGGAGAAATACAAGCCCACGCCACATGTAGTCTGCAAGGCCTTTCCGAGGCTACCCCAAACGTGCTTGGCTGATCTGACGGAAAGACCCTGCCGCAGCCTCCTGTTGACTTCCATGCTGCGCAGATCTGACCTTTATAATGTATCCCAGAGTGATCAGGATTTAAATGTGTGCCGATCTGCCTGTCAGTTTGTGTCTGTGATAATTGCTGTGTCCATCCGGTAACTGCAGTGCCAAGTGAACTGTTTATAATCTAAGTCTGGAGAAAGAAAACCGCAGGCAGCAGTGAACATGATTTTCTATCGCGTGAGACTATGAAACCAGCCCTCCTTTTCTgtggtttttttttatgaagatTTAAAACAAGAAGTGTCTCTGAATGTTGCTCCTCTGCCACCCCAGTGCTCTTTTGTAACGCCAACGCCAGCCGTCATCCTCGTTTAGTCCAAGTCTATGGAGATACAGCGGCACTGTTTCACGCGCTGCACGCGCTTCTTTTTGGTGGGCGGCTGCTGGTCCGGGCAATTCAAAGTCAACGTCATGGTGGTAAATCGCTTTGGTTTACAGAACGAGCACGACTGGAAGGCTCCCTCCTCTTTGCGGACATGTCTGGGGATGTAAAACGAATTGCACTGTCCGTAGCAGAACCTATTAATAATGGTGCGGCTAATGCAGCCTTCCTCGTGGATGGTTTGCTTCAGTGGTTGGGTCTTGCACCAGTCGAGTTTGAGGTATCTGCGCTCGGTGACATGCAGAGCCTCTTGGCTGGACTCCAGCACCTCGTCGGCGGACAAATGGGGCCCCTTCTTCCGTCCGTGAGAGCCAGGGCCCGCTTGTGGCGGCTGGGGCTGCTGCTCGGATTCGTTTGGGTTGTTTTTGTCAGGATGAGGGATGGCACCCTGGCTTCCTCGGTTCCGTTTGGAATCCGCTGGGTAGGAGAGAAGTCCCACGAGGAAAAACATGCTGCACAGGACACGTGCGGATGTCCTCATCCTTGAAAGAGATAAATAAGGGCATCGCATTACACACATGATACAAAGATGAGGCAATAGGTGGAAAGATCatgcaattaggcctactaaaagTACACATGCTTAGAGAATAGTCCTAAGTTTATCTTAAAAAGTTACACCGCACCACATTTCCACACATCTCTGTGCGCAAATTGGCGCATTGTccaatgtgtgcttgtgcactcATTTTTACTGTTTATGAACACATTGAGATCAATGAAGATGCCATAACTTTTCACTTGGCCATAAAAGTTCCGTAAACATGAGAACAATTAGATGGATTTCAAATCCGTGCGTAAAGTACGTTATCCATATGCGTAAAGCGCACCCGGCGCCGCCACTTGTAGAGGGTTATCTGAAGTTAGTAAAGTAGGAATGCTAAAACTCGCCAAGTCAACTTATGTTAACTAAACACTACGATTACGCATGTGTTTTAAGTCTCCCCTctaaaaatgcaaaaaatgtcCAGAAAATGAACACCTGCACCGTGACCAAAGATATCCTGGTGCGCCTTTGGAGTGATAAAACGCGCATCAACCGTGTCAGGCAAACAGCTTAAATGActctttaaaaagtgttaaaaagacGCTCACCTGTCAAATAATGACGCTG
This is a stretch of genomic DNA from Engraulis encrasicolus isolate BLACKSEA-1 chromosome 19, IST_EnEncr_1.0, whole genome shotgun sequence. It encodes these proteins:
- the grem1b gene encoding gremlin-1 translates to MRTSARVLCSMFFLVGLLSYPADSKRNRGSQGAIPHPDKNNPNESEQQPQPPQAGPGSHGRKKGPHLSADEVLESSQEALHVTERRYLKLDWCKTQPLKQTIHEEGCISRTIINRFCYGQCNSFYIPRHVRKEEGAFQSCSFCKPKRFTTMTLTLNCPDQQPPTKKKRVQRVKQCRCISIDLD